From one Ammospiza nelsoni isolate bAmmNel1 chromosome 14, bAmmNel1.pri, whole genome shotgun sequence genomic stretch:
- the RAB11A gene encoding ras-related protein Rab-11A, producing the protein MGTRDDEYDYLFKVVLIGDSGVGKSNLLSRFTRNEFNLESKSTIGVEFATRSIQVDGKTIKAQIWDTAGQERYRAITSAYYRGAVGALLVYDIAKHLTYENVERWLKELRDHADSNIVIMLVGNKSDLRHLRAVPTDEARAFAEKNGLSFIETSALDSTNVEAAFQTILTEIYRIVSQKQMSDRRENDMSPSNNVVPIHVPPTTENKPKMQCCQNI; encoded by the exons ATGGGCACCCGCGACGACGAGTACGATTATCTCTTCAAAG TTGTACTCATTGGAGACTCTGGAGTAGGCAAGAGCAACCTTCTGTCTCGGTTCACTCGCAATGAGTTTAACTTGGAAAGCAAAAGCACCATTGGAGTGGAGTTTGCCACGAGGAGCATCCAGGTGGATGGGAAGACAATAAAGGCTCAGATCTGGGACACGGCGGGGCAGGAGCGATACCGAGCCATAACCTCAGC gtaCTACCGGGGGGCCGTGGGGGCACTGCTGGTGTACGACATCGCCAAGCACCTGACGTACGAGAACGTGGAGCGGTGGCTGAAGGAGCTGCGGGACCACGCCGACAGCAACATCGTCATCATGCTGGTGGGCAACAAGAGCGACCTGCGCCACCTCAGGGCCGTCCCCACCGACGAGGCCAGGGCCTTCGCAG AGAAGAATGGTTTGTCATTTATTGAGACGTCTGCTTTAGACTCTACAAATGTGGAAGCAGCTTTCCAGACTATTCTGACAG aGATCTATCGGATTGTTTCCCAGAAGCAGATGTCTGACAGACGTGAGAATGACATGTCCCCAAGCAACAACGTGGTTCCCATCCACGTCCCTCCAACcactgaaaacaaaccaaagatgCAGTGCTGTCAGAATATATAA